The genomic region TCAGCTTTGATCAAGAAAAAAAAATGGATGCTTAGATCATGTTAGATAAAGATTATGAGTAATTCCGTTTAGTACCCCCCTCTCTCTATATATATACCGGTCTGCTTTATGTTGTTTCGCTCAGAGATCTATAAGGGAATCGAAACTTTTGAGGATTTTTTTGTGTGTATTCAGAGAATCCGATAGTACTCGCCGTTGCCGTAAAAATTCTAATGTGTCTTTTTTCCACAAGCGAAAATTATCCACAAGTGGAGTAGGGCATCCCATCAATCACTTAAACTCACATGGATATCGATTAAATCCGCGGTGATTTATTTTAAAAAATGGAGCTTTAAGGCAAGCTCCAATTGATTAAGTATTAATTTGAGTCAATTTTATGTAGAGAATTAAATCTACCTTGGAAAACTTATTATACCTAAGGTGTAAATGGACGATGACGATGGACCAGAAAAAGAAAAATATAATCGTAACGGGTGGCGCTGGTTTTTTAGGCTCACATTTATGCGAAAGACTTTTAGACCAAGGGCATAATGTTATCTGTCTAGATAACTTACAGACGGGCTACAAAGAGAATATTTACAAATTCCTTGATAATCCTCGCTTTGAATTTATCCGCCATGATATTTGCGACCCTATTCGTTTAGAAGCGGATGAAATATATAATCTAGCTTGTCCTGCTTCCCCACCTCAATATCAGGCAAATCCAGTGAGCACCACGAAAACCTGTGTTTTGGGTAGTATCAATATGCTCGGTTTGGCCAAAAGAAATCATGCCAAAATTTTACAGGCTTCTACTTCCGAGGTTTATGGTGATCCCAAAGTTCACCCTCAGCCCGAATCCTATCACGGAGATGTCAATCCCATTGGCATACGAGCCTGCTATGATGAAGGAAAACGGTGTGCAGAAACTTTATTTTTTGACTACTACCGTCAACACAAAGTGAAAATAAAGGTAATGAGAATTTTTAATACCTACGGGCCAAATATGGATCCCTATGATGGTCGAGTTGTCAGTAATTTTATTGTTCAGGCTTTGAAGGGTGAAGATATAACTATATATGGTGATGGATCACAAACCCGCTCATTCTGTTACGTCGATGACCTCATAACTGGTATGATAACTTTGATGAATTCAGATGATAGTATTACGGGACCTATTAATATCGGCAACCCAGGGGAATTTACCATCAAGCAATTAGCCCAAGAAGTACTCACCCAAATCAATAGTAAAAGCACTTTAGTTTTTAGAGAATTACCCGCGGATGACCCCAATCGACGTAGACCTGATAATACATTCGCCAAAAAACACTTAAACTGGGAGCCGAAAATCACTTTAAGTGAAGGCTTGAAACCCACTATTGAATATTTTAGACAGATAATAGAGAGCTAAGAAATTATGAGTATTAAAGAAATTGTTTGTATTGGTGCCGGTTATGTCGGCGGGCCTACCATGTCAGTGATTGCTGAAAAATGCCCCCATATCAATGTTACGGTGGTGGACCTCAATGAAGATCGTATCAAAGCTTGGCAAACAGATGATTTACCCATCTATGAACCTGAATTACTTGATGTGGTTAAAGTTGCAAGAGGCCGTAATTTATTTTTCTCGACTGAAATCGAAAAAAATATAGCGAAAGCCGATGTGGTCTTTGTTTCAGTGAATACGCCGACAAAGACTTTTGGCAAAGGAGCTGGAGTAGCGGCTAATCTCGAGTTCATAGGTAAATGCGCACGCTCTATAAGGAAGTATGCCAAGCG from Lentisphaera profundi harbors:
- a CDS encoding UDP-glucuronic acid decarboxylase family protein is translated as MDQKKKNIIVTGGAGFLGSHLCERLLDQGHNVICLDNLQTGYKENIYKFLDNPRFEFIRHDICDPIRLEADEIYNLACPASPPQYQANPVSTTKTCVLGSINMLGLAKRNHAKILQASTSEVYGDPKVHPQPESYHGDVNPIGIRACYDEGKRCAETLFFDYYRQHKVKIKVMRIFNTYGPNMDPYDGRVVSNFIVQALKGEDITIYGDGSQTRSFCYVDDLITGMITLMNSDDSITGPINIGNPGEFTIKQLAQEVLTQINSKSTLVFRELPADDPNRRRPDNTFAKKHLNWEPKITLSEGLKPTIEYFRQIIES